The Eubacterium ventriosum genome includes the window CTACAATACCAATGTCTGCCGCACCATATTCAACATATGTCGGAACATCACTTGCCTTGGCAAGAAAAAATTTTAATTTTAATTCTTCGTTAACAAAAATAAGTTTACGTGTTTTTTCATCTTTCATTTCTTCACACTGGATACCAATCTGTTCAAACATATCCATTGCTGTTTTTGCCAAACGACCCTTTGCAAGGGCAAAAGTTAAATATCTCATACTGCTCACCTATAATTCTACAGCGCCATCTTTTGAAACATATGTAATCTTAGTAGCACCGTCTTCTTTCTTAAATGTTGTATATTCCTCTAATGATATATTCTCTTTTTTAGAAATTAATTCTGTCTTAACACCCTGATCTCTAAGTGCATTAGTAAGGGATAAAGCAGCTTTTCTAAATTCAGAATCATAAATAATGACTTCATATGAGTAATCATTGTTTTCTTTTAATCGCTGTCCGTTTACAGCTAAAAGAATCTGATCCATATATACAGCAAAACCAACTGCTGCAGCTTCTTTTCCAAACTGACCAAGTAACTTGTCATAACGACCGCCGGCTACAATTTGGTCACCGGAGCCATAAGTATAAGCTTTAAAAATTATTCCGGTATAGTAATTAAAATTACTAATCATTCCAAGGTCAAAACTTATATATTTAGATACGCCATAATCCTCAAGAATTGAATATAATTTTTCAAGACGTTCAATTGATTGTAAGGCTTTCTTGTTGTCTGTAAGCTCTTTAGCTGATTTTATAACATCAATGGAACCAAATAATTCCGGCAATTTCAAAAATGCCTCTTTAAGCTGTCCTGTAATATTGTTATTATCAAGAATTTCTTCAACTCCAAAATAGTTTTTATTTTCTATTCTTTTTCGTAATTCCTGTTCATTTTCGGTGTCAAAACCGCATTCTTCCAAAAGCCCCTTGTAGAAATCTGCATGACCGATTTCCACCAAAAATTCTTTAAGTCCTGCTGCTTTTAATGAATCTACAACAAGAGCAAGAATTTCTGCATCAGCTTCAACTGAATCATCATTAATAAGTTCACATCCAAGCTGTGTATTTTCTTTTAATTTTCCCTGTAATTCTGAGTTATTAATATATGTATTGGCATTGTAGCAAAGCTTAACAGGAACTTTAACGTCCATATAATATTTTGCAACAAGTCTTGCAATTGAAGGAGTAACATCAGGTCTTAAAACTAAAGTATTACCTTCTCTGTCAAAGAACTTATATAAATTCTTTGAAGCAACAGAGCCTCGCTCTTTACTGAAAATATCAAAAAACTCAAAAGTTGGTGTTTGAATATTATGATATCCATATATATTAAAAACTTTGTTAATGCTATTCTCTATTGTTAACTTTACGGCACATTCTTTGCCATAAACATCTCTAACTCCCTCAGGAGTATGTAATAATACTTTTTCCATGTTATCCTCCATTTGTTACTTTAATACTTTAAAGTGGTAATTCACTGCCTTAGTAATGAACTAAAATGTATATTACAATATTTTATAATAAATGTCAACCTTCCCTTGAATCTAAATCTTTCTGAATTCCTTCCAAATAATGAACAAGGGCACCGGGTGCTGATTTTATAAGATAATTTTTATCAATTTCCTCATATCTGAAACTTTTTCGGCCACCATTAATACTTCTATCATAAAATCTTTTAATATCCTTAAAAGGTATATAGTAAGTTTCGTTTAAAGATGTATAAAATAATAATATAAATGAAATACCTCCCTGGGATTCAAAGTCTTCCATAAACTTAACCTGATGCTCGTGAATATTCATCATAGGAAATGTTGTAACTGCACATTCCTTGGCATCAAAGCATACAGGAATCCCCTGTACCGTTCCAATGTAGTCTACCGTACTTTGTTTGTCAAAATAAGCAAGGGTAATATGCCTTGTACTTTGATCAATGTTAATGGGCGTTATTGGAGTAGGTATTTTTTGAATTAATGCAAGTCCCTTTTCACGATAACTTTCATTAGTCATATTAATCATATCTTCTAATGTAGAACCTCTAAGTCCTCTTGTCTTCCATGTTCCCATAATTGCTCTAAATCTTCTTTCCTGTAATCAAAAACCAACCTTAATGTATAGTTATTTTTTAATCTGTTTTTCTTTAATAAAGTCATTAACAACATTACTATTCTTAAATTCATTGCTTAAAACTTTTATAAAATCATCAGGCAGTGTTGCTGTAAATTCTTTACCTGACAGATTATCACAGTCTCCCGTAAACTTTGGAAAAACAGTCGTTCTTGAATGTAACATCTGGTCTTTAATACCATATTGTTTCTTATATATATCATTAATCTTCTTATTCCCATACTTGTAGTCACCAATTAGCGGATGACCTACAGATGAAAGGTGTGCTCTAATCTGATGAGTTCGACCTGTAATCAGCTTAACTTTTAATAAAGTGATTCTATCATTTGCTAAAACAGGCTCATACTCTGTCTCAATTGGCTGACTGTCTTTTTGCTCTTTTTTATATATTGTTACTTTGTTTGTTCTTTCATCTTTTTTCAAGTAACCTTTTATGTTTATTTTATTTTCTATTTTGCCGTTAACTAATGCAAAATAGTATTTATCCATTGTTCTTTCCTTAAACATTTTAGACATTGTCTGCAAACCTTTTAAGGATTTACCGGCAATAATTAAGCCACTGGTATTTCTGTCAAGTCGATTGCAGACACCGGGTTTAAATGTTTTAAGTTGTTCTTCACTTAGTTTGTTAGTGGATACTAAATAAGAAATAATATATTCATTAACTGATACATCACTTGCTTCAGCCTTTTGACTAAGCATTCCTGACGGTTTATTTATAATTAGAATATTATCATCTTCATAAACAATATCTAAATCAATAGGTTTAACAATGTCTACTTTTGTCTCACCTCTAAATTTAAGTATGGTATCATCAGCCATAAAAATCTTAATTGAATCGCCTACATTAAGCTTTTCTTTTCCATCTGATTTCTTACCATTTAAGACAATGTTCTTTTTTCTAAGCATTTTATATATAAAGCCGGATGTAGCTTCCTTAAAGTATTTAAATAAAAACTTGTCAAAGCGCTGTCCTGCCTGATTTTCCGTAATTTTAATTTCCTGCATATTAATATCTTTCTAATGTTTATACTTTCTAAATATTATTCTAATAATTTTACTTTTTAAATTTTTAAAATATTATATTAAAATATGTTTTAATTATTTTAGTTATTTCTAGGTTTATTATTAAGCAAGGCTTCTACTTCACTGACTGTAAGCTTTCTATATTCTCCGGGTTTCAGATTTTCATCTAATTTAAGAGGTCCCATTGTAAGTCTTTTAAGAAAAGTTACCGTTAGTCCTATTGCCTGAAACATCCTTTTAACCTGATGGTATTTTCCTTCTGTTATTGTAATTAAAGCTGTACTTCTTTTTTCAAGTATTTTAAGGATGGCAGGCTTAGTAAGATTTTTCTCACCTATATCCAAACCTTTTTCAAATAGTTCAATATCGCTGTCTATTAAATCCCCGTTAAGTTCCACATAATATGTTTTATCAACGTGCTTAGCTGGAGACAGAAGATTGTGTGAAAGTTCACCGTCATTAGTTATAAGAAGTAAGCCTTCTGTGTCCTTATCAAGTCTTCCAACAGGAAAAAGTCCTTTTTTAGGCGTAACATCAAGCAAATCAATTACTGTTTTGCAATTATTGTCTGATACTGCAGATAATACTCCTGCAGGTTTGTTTAGCATATAATAATAGAATTTGTTATATTTTAAATTAACACCGTTTAAATCTACTTCATCATTATTTTCATCAATATGAATGTCAGGCTTTAAAATCTTTTCGCCGTTAACAGTGATTTTTCCTTTTTTTATTAATTCCTTAACCTGTGTTCGTGAACCAATTCCTAATGTGGTTAAATATTTATCCAGTCGCACTAAAAATACCTCGCTTGTTTTCGGTTGTCTGTTTTACATATTAAAGGTCCCAGATTTAAAAGTCGATTTTCTTTTAAAAGTGAGACCTTAGTTATATAAATCTATGAATTTACTTCCTTATACAACTTTTCAATAATTTTTTTCTGCTCTAAAGTTAATTTTTCTTTAGGTGAATTGTCGTCAGTTGTGTCAACATTTTCAACAATAAGCACTGTTGAATTTTTTTCAGGAGTATGGGTATGATATGTACCTCTTTTAACATTATATAGTTTAAGAGGTTCAAGTTTAATAGCCTCAATCTCTCCTATGTGTTCCCCATTGCCACCTAAGAATAATGTGAAATCGCCTTCCAATAATACAAAAACTTCATCCGTTTCATCATGCTTCTGCATATCTTTAAGCTTGTCCACTTCTAATTCTTCACAGTATCTAAGTTCGGCAACACGCCAATGGGAATAATCAATTAAAGGAACATAACCTTCACCATCATAACCTGTAATTTCCAATAAGTTTTTATCCATATAAAATTCCTCCATTATAGACATATAATGATTAGATTTCAGCTATAACTTCAACTTCGCATAAAACATTCTTTGGAAGTTCTTTAACAGCTACGCAGCTTCTTGCCGGTTTTTCTGTGAAATATTTTCCATATACTTCATTAAATGCTCCAAAGTCTCCCATGTCAGCAAGGAAGCATACTGTCTTAATTGTTTTTTCATAGCTTGAACCTGCTTCTTCAAGGATTGCTCCCAAATTTTTCATAACCTGTTCAGCCTGTTCTTCAATAGTTGAGCCAACAATTTCTCCTGTTGCAGGATCTAATGCAATCTGTCCGGATGAGAATAATGTATTGTTTACAACAACTCCCTGTGAATATGGTCCGATTGCTGCAGGTGCTTTTTCTGTACTAATCTTTTTCATGTCAAATACCTCACTTGTTTCTAAATTTATTTTCTCCGTTTTATTTTACTCCTTTGCCTAAGTTATGGCAAGTTTCTATTTTATTAATTGCTAATTAATTATTGATTTATAGCCCACTAATTACTGCTTTTATTTTTAATAACTTGCAAGTATTACATTGTTTTCCAAATATTTTAAAATACAATATGGGTTATAACTTAGCTCATAATAATTTTTAGTCTTAGCATATATGCCAAAATGAAGATGAACGTCAAAGCAACCGGTTGTACCCTCAGTCCCATATCCTGTGTTACCCATGTAACCTAAAAGAGTTCCGGCTTTAATTTTGTCACCTTTTTTTATGTCCGAATAACTGCTTAAATGAGCATAATAAAAATAGCCCCCTTGACTACTTCTTATGCCAACACGATAACCACCTTTTTCAAGCCAGCCTATATTTTCAACTGTTCCGTCAGACACACTTACAATGGGATAATAACCACTTACATTATTTTCAGCCATAATATCACAACCTTCGTGAGGATAACTTCCATTGTAATTTCTCTCAGCGCCAAAAGAATCTTCATAAGAAACCCACTTGCCACTGGTTGTGCTTTTTGCAACAGGAAAATAAACAATGTCGTCAAAAATGGCAGCAATGTTTTTTGATACATTATTATATTCATTAGCACTTTTCTTTTTGTAACAACCTTTTAAATCAGAATAGCGCTCCCTTGTATAATTTACTTTAGTTAAGTTTAAATTGCTGTTCAAAAACATTACCGATAATAAATCTGAAAAGTCACACTTATCTTTTGAGGATATTTTATTTATAGTCTGCAAACATTCAGGCTTGATATTTAAGGTGCGGTAATCATAGCTTTCCACAATGTTTTTTTTGATTTTATATTTGTGATAATCGATTTCTTCGGTAATTTTTATTGTAACTGTTGAAAAGAACATTAAAGCCAGGATATAAATAAATTTTTTAATAAAAAACACCTCTTTAGATGAATATAGTTAAGTATATTCTTCCGAAGAGATGTTTATAATAAAGAGATTTAATATTTAAATTCTTAGTTAGGTGAACTTCCTGTTTGAAGACGATAGTAAGTTCCTTTCTGTTTCATCAAGTCGTCGTGATTTCCACGTTCAATAATTCGTCCCTGCTCAAGAACCATAATACAGTCACTATTTCTGATAGTTGATAATCTATGAGCAATTACAAAAGTTGTTCTGCCCTTCATTAAAGCATCCATACCTTCCTGAACAAGTCTTTCAGTTCTTGTATCAATTGAAGATGTTGCTTCATCCAAAATAAGTGCCGGTGGATTTGCAACTGCTGCTCTGGCAATTGAAAGCAACTGTCTCTGTCCCTGACTTAAGTTACCGCCGTTTCCTGTTAACATAGTGTTATAACCGTCAGGAAGTCTTCTAATAAAACTGTCAGCATTGGCAAGCTTAGCTGCTGCAATAACTTCTTCATCTGTAGCATCCAATTTACCATATCTGATATTTTCCATTACTGTAGCTGAGAAAAGATTTGTTTCCTGTAAAACTATACCAAGAGAACGTCTAAGGTCAGCCTTTTTAATCTTATTAATATTAATACCATCATATCGGATTTTTCCATCCTGAATGTCATAGAAACGGTTAATAAGGTTTGTAATAGTAGTTTTTCCTGCACCTGTTGAGCCAACGAAAGCAAGCTTTTCGCCCGGATTAGCGTAAAGTTTTACATCATGTAAAACAATCTTGTCATCAGTATATCCGAAGTCAACACCGTTAAATACGATTTCGCCCTTCATTTCAACATAAGTAGTTGTATCTGTATCCTTGTGGTAATGTTTCCAAGCCCACATTCCTGTTCTGTTTTCACATTCAACAATATTACCGTCAACCTTTTTAGCTCTTACAAGTGTAACATATCCGTCGTCAACTTCAGGTTTCTCATCTAATAATTTGAAGATTCGCTCGCCACCTGCAATAGCCATAACAATACTGTTCATCTGCATTGTAATCTGGTTAATTGGCTGTGCAAACTGTTTATTATAAGTTAAGAAACTAATTAAACTTCCCGGTGTCATTGTAAAACCGGCAATACCTTTAATGGCAATAATGGCACCAATGCAGGCACAAAGAACGTAACTTACATTACCAACCTGTGCATTAAAAGGTCCCATAACATTGGCAAATTTGTTAGCATTATTAGCTGATTCAAAAAGGTGGTCGTTTAACTTGTTAAATTCTTCCATTGATTTTTCTTCGTGACAGAATACTTTAACAACTTTCTGACCTTCCATCATTTCTTCAATGTAACCGTTAACAGCACCAATATCTTTCTGCTGAGCAATAAAGTACTTACCTGATAAAAATGTAAGTTTCTTTGAACCTAGTGTAATTACACCAATCATAATTAAAGTTAAAAGTGTAAGGGGGATGCTTAAAGCAACCATACATGCAAATACACTGACAATAGTCATTGCACTATTAAACATCTGAGGCATTGACTGGCTTATCATCTGTCTTAATGTATCAATATCATTAGTGTACATAGACATAATATCGCCATGAGAATGTGTGTCAAAATACTTAATTGGAAGGCCCTGCATATGATTAAACATATCATCTCTTAAATGCTTTAAAGTTCCCTGAGTAACAAAAACCATGATTTCAGCCTGAATCAATGAAGCAATAACACCTGCTCCATAGAAACCGCCTACTCGAATCATTGCTTTAAGAAGTGGTCCGAAATCATTACTGCCTTCTTTAATCATTGGTAAAATATATTCGTCAACTAATGCCTTCATGAACCATGTTCCGTTAACACTGGCAAATACATTGGCAATAATACATAAAACTACAATAACCATATGTATGCCATAATATTTTCCCATATACTTAATAAGACGTGAAAGAGTTTTTAATGGATTATTAAGTCTTGGTCTTGGTCCCATATTACGTCTGTTTCCCGGACCTTTTACTGTTTTAGCTTTTTCCATTACTGTTCTCCTCCTTTCTTATCAAAGTCAGCATTATCATTCATCTGCTGATTATATACTTCTCTATAAATGCTATTGTTTTTAAGTAATTCTTCATGTGTTCCAACGCCATCTATCTTACCGTCATCAAATACAATAATTCTGTCAGCGTCCTTAACACTGGAAATTCTCTGTGCAATAATAATTTTTGTAGTATCAGGAATTTCTTCTCTGAAAGCTTTCCTAATTTTTGCATCAGTTACTGTATCTACGGCACTTGTACTATCATCAAGAATAAGAATCTTAGGTTTTTTAAGTAATGCTC containing:
- the hisZ gene encoding ATP phosphoribosyltransferase regulatory subunit — protein: MEKVLLHTPEGVRDVYGKECAVKLTIENSINKVFNIYGYHNIQTPTFEFFDIFSKERGSVASKNLYKFFDREGNTLVLRPDVTPSIARLVAKYYMDVKVPVKLCYNANTYINNSELQGKLKENTQLGCELINDDSVEADAEILALVVDSLKAAGLKEFLVEIGHADFYKGLLEECGFDTENEQELRKRIENKNYFGVEEILDNNNITGQLKEAFLKLPELFGSIDVIKSAKELTDNKKALQSIERLEKLYSILEDYGVSKYISFDLGMISNFNYYTGIIFKAYTYGSGDQIVAGGRYDKLLGQFGKEAAAVGFAVYMDQILLAVNGQRLKENNDYSYEVIIYDSEFRKAALSLTNALRDQGVKTELISKKENISLEEYTTFKKEDGATKITYVSKDGAVEL
- a CDS encoding Holliday junction resolvase RecU, which encodes MGTWKTRGLRGSTLEDMINMTNESYREKGLALIQKIPTPITPINIDQSTRHITLAYFDKQSTVDYIGTVQGIPVCFDAKECAVTTFPMMNIHEHQVKFMEDFESQGGISFILLFYTSLNETYYIPFKDIKRFYDRSINGGRKSFRYEEIDKNYLIKSAPGALVHYLEGIQKDLDSREG
- a CDS encoding RluA family pseudouridine synthase, encoding MQEIKITENQAGQRFDKFLFKYFKEATSGFIYKMLRKKNIVLNGKKSDGKEKLNVGDSIKIFMADDTILKFRGETKVDIVKPIDLDIVYEDDNILIINKPSGMLSQKAEASDVSVNEYIISYLVSTNKLSEEQLKTFKPGVCNRLDRNTSGLIIAGKSLKGLQTMSKMFKERTMDKYYFALVNGKIENKINIKGYLKKDERTNKVTIYKKEQKDSQPIETEYEPVLANDRITLLKVKLITGRTHQIRAHLSSVGHPLIGDYKYGNKKINDIYKKQYGIKDQMLHSRTTVFPKFTGDCDNLSGKEFTATLPDDFIKVLSNEFKNSNVVNDFIKEKQIKK
- a CDS encoding pseudouridine synthase — its product is MRLDKYLTTLGIGSRTQVKELIKKGKITVNGEKILKPDIHIDENNDEVDLNGVNLKYNKFYYYMLNKPAGVLSAVSDNNCKTVIDLLDVTPKKGLFPVGRLDKDTEGLLLITNDGELSHNLLSPAKHVDKTYYVELNGDLIDSDIELFEKGLDIGEKNLTKPAILKILEKRSTALITITEGKYHQVKRMFQAIGLTVTFLKRLTMGPLKLDENLKPGEYRKLTVSEVEALLNNKPRNN
- a CDS encoding RidA family protein; this encodes MKKISTEKAPAAIGPYSQGVVVNNTLFSSGQIALDPATGEIVGSTIEEQAEQVMKNLGAILEEAGSSYEKTIKTVCFLADMGDFGAFNEVYGKYFTEKPARSCVAVKELPKNVLCEVEVIAEI
- a CDS encoding M23 family metallopeptidase; translation: MFFSTVTIKITEEIDYHKYKIKKNIVESYDYRTLNIKPECLQTINKISSKDKCDFSDLLSVMFLNSNLNLTKVNYTRERYSDLKGCYKKKSANEYNNVSKNIAAIFDDIVYFPVAKSTTSGKWVSYEDSFGAERNYNGSYPHEGCDIMAENNVSGYYPIVSVSDGTVENIGWLEKGGYRVGIRSSQGGYFYYAHLSSYSDIKKGDKIKAGTLLGYMGNTGYGTEGTTGCFDVHLHFGIYAKTKNYYELSYNPYCILKYLENNVILASY
- a CDS encoding ABC transporter ATP-binding protein: MEKAKTVKGPGNRRNMGPRPRLNNPLKTLSRLIKYMGKYYGIHMVIVVLCIIANVFASVNGTWFMKALVDEYILPMIKEGSNDFGPLLKAMIRVGGFYGAGVIASLIQAEIMVFVTQGTLKHLRDDMFNHMQGLPIKYFDTHSHGDIMSMYTNDIDTLRQMISQSMPQMFNSAMTIVSVFACMVALSIPLTLLTLIMIGVITLGSKKLTFLSGKYFIAQQKDIGAVNGYIEEMMEGQKVVKVFCHEEKSMEEFNKLNDHLFESANNANKFANVMGPFNAQVGNVSYVLCACIGAIIAIKGIAGFTMTPGSLISFLTYNKQFAQPINQITMQMNSIVMAIAGGERIFKLLDEKPEVDDGYVTLVRAKKVDGNIVECENRTGMWAWKHYHKDTDTTTYVEMKGEIVFNGVDFGYTDDKIVLHDVKLYANPGEKLAFVGSTGAGKTTITNLINRFYDIQDGKIRYDGININKIKKADLRRSLGIVLQETNLFSATVMENIRYGKLDATDEEVIAAAKLANADSFIRRLPDGYNTMLTGNGGNLSQGQRQLLSIARAAVANPPALILDEATSSIDTRTERLVQEGMDALMKGRTTFVIAHRLSTIRNSDCIMVLEQGRIIERGNHDDLMKQKGTYYRLQTGSSPN